In the genome of Ignisphaera cupida, one region contains:
- a CDS encoding 30S ribosomal protein S15, which produces MAGKKRDKGESHSTRPARLGPPKWVRYTPDEIEAIVVELAKIGYTPSMIGIILRDQYGVPLVKSITGMKLTKILEKHGVALPVPEDLLRLMAKAVNLRRHLSEQPKDYASKRGLIETESKIKALIKYYKRVGKLPPDFEYDPERAKLLVAQYLGGVLQSSSTATSSESQSQ; this is translated from the coding sequence ATGGCAGGGAAAAAAAGAGATAAAGGAGAATCGCATTCAACTAGACCTGCTAGACTTGGACCTCCGAAATGGGTTAGATATACTCCTGATGAAATTGAAGCTATAGTTGTTGAGTTAGCTAAAATTGGTTACACCCCATCTATGATTGGAATTATTTTAAGAGATCAATATGGTGTTCCCTTGGTTAAGAGTATTACAGGTATGAAATTAACAAAAATTCTTGAGAAACATGGTGTGGCATTGCCGGTTCCAGAAGACTTGCTGAGATTAATGGCAAAAGCTGTTAATTTAAGAAGACACTTATCTGAGCAGCCAAAGGATTATGCAAGTAAGAGGGGGTTAATAGAAACGGAGTCTAAAATTAAAGCATTGATAAAATATTATAAGCGTGTTGGTAAATTACCTCCAGATTTTGAATATGACCCAGAAAGAGCAAAACTATTAGTTGCTCAATATCTTGGAGGGGTATTACAAAGCAGCTCCACTGCAACATCATCAGAATCACAGTCACAGTAA
- a CDS encoding XTP/dITP diphosphatase codes for MEIFFVTNNMNKVREAEAILKEFGIVIKPINVKKIEIQHESLDEIARIAAQNAYQEIKKPVVVEDSGLFINVLNGFPGPYSSYVYKTIGLKGILKLLEDYKEIELRKARFVAVVALALSNNVIHLFKGVTEGLISFEIRGDKGFGYDPIFIPVGSTKTFAEMSIEEKNRYSHRGKAFKELGLWLQRFCVSNKSVCS; via the coding sequence ATGGAGATCTTTTTTGTAACTAATAACATGAATAAAGTTAGAGAAGCCGAGGCAATACTTAAGGAATTTGGAATTGTTATTAAACCCATAAATGTTAAGAAGATTGAGATTCAGCATGAGTCATTGGATGAGATAGCAAGAATTGCTGCACAAAATGCTTATCAAGAGATTAAGAAACCAGTTGTTGTTGAAGATTCTGGACTTTTTATAAACGTTCTAAATGGATTTCCTGGTCCATACAGTAGCTATGTTTATAAAACAATTGGGCTGAAGGGTATACTAAAACTACTTGAAGACTATAAAGAAATTGAGCTTAGAAAAGCAAGATTTGTTGCAGTAGTTGCATTAGCGCTTTCTAATAATGTTATTCACCTATTCAAAGGTGTTACAGAAGGGCTTATATCCTTTGAGATAAGAGGGGATAAGGGATTTGGCTATGATCCAATATTCATTCCTGTAGGTTCTACAAAAACATTTGCTGAAATGAGTATAGAGGAAAAGAATAGATATTCACATCGAGGTAAAGCATTCAAAGAGCTTGGGTTATGGTTACAGAGATTTTGTGTAAGCAACAAATCTGTTTGTAGCTAA
- a CDS encoding Kae1-associated kinase Bud32: MEIELPESIRKMLKESYAIVDNNGTRIMKILDSIELLSMGAESYIFKARFMGIDSVIKWRFPKPYMPKELDIQMRRYRTELETKILWKVLSIGIKAPTPLFVDLKDCFLIMTFIDGENFRDIVEKINNEDLCRISKTIGFYAGLLHKNDIVHGDLTTSNVIISKDSAVHIIDFGLAVITKRIEDKAIDVHIFFRSIESAHKKFENIMKNCFINGYKDAVNENFANKIINTVKNIRLRGRYIAERKLRSEWVT; encoded by the coding sequence ATGGAGATAGAGTTACCTGAGTCAATTAGGAAGATGCTTAAGGAAAGTTATGCAATTGTTGATAATAATGGAACTAGGATTATGAAAATTCTTGATTCTATAGAGCTATTGTCAATGGGAGCAGAATCATATATATTCAAAGCAAGGTTCATGGGCATAGATTCTGTTATTAAATGGCGATTTCCAAAACCCTACATGCCAAAAGAGCTAGATATTCAGATGAGAAGATATAGAACAGAGCTTGAAACTAAAATACTGTGGAAAGTGCTTTCAATAGGTATTAAGGCTCCAACACCTCTTTTTGTTGATTTAAAAGATTGTTTTCTTATAATGACATTTATAGATGGGGAGAATTTTAGAGATATTGTCGAGAAAATAAACAATGAAGATTTATGTAGAATATCAAAAACAATAGGATTTTATGCAGGGCTTCTTCATAAAAATGATATTGTTCATGGAGACTTAACAACAAGTAATGTAATTATATCCAAAGATAGTGCTGTGCACATTATAGACTTTGGCTTAGCTGTCATCACTAAAAGAATTGAGGATAAGGCTATAGATGTGCACATATTTTTTAGATCTATTGAAAGTGCTCATAAAAAATTTGAGAACATCATGAAGAACTGTTTTATTAATGGCTATAAAGATGCTGTTAATGAAAATTTTGCAAACAAGATTATTAATACTGTGAAAAATATTAGGTTGAGAGGTAGGTACATTGCTGAAAGAAAACTTAGAAGTGAGTGGGTTACATAA
- the kae1 gene encoding KEOPS complex N(6)-L-threonylcarbamoyladenine synthase Kae1: MIVVGIESSAHTFGVGVVTDNEENFILADERVQYIPKHGGIHPRESSRFLAEKAPQILKNAFAKSSLNPLNIDAVAVALGPGLGPCLRVGATIARTLSAYLNKPLVPVNHAVAHVEIGLKLTGLKDPVTVYLSGGNTAIIAYLDKRYRVFGETLDIALGNLLDTFAREAGLGPPYVVGGLHVVDRCAEEGKKILPDFPYVVKGQDIAFSGLLTTALRALKRGVDLNDICLTLREIAYNSVLEVSARCLMHTRKKEIMLVGGVAASPILKDKFIEMAKIYNASIGVVPPQYAVDNGVMIAWTGLLGFKAGLSIDLKSAIVKQRWRIDEVDILWR; the protein is encoded by the coding sequence GTGATTGTTGTTGGTATTGAGTCGTCTGCACACACATTTGGTGTTGGAGTAGTAACAGATAATGAGGAGAATTTTATTTTAGCTGATGAACGAGTTCAGTATATTCCAAAACATGGTGGCATACATCCAAGAGAATCATCAAGATTTCTTGCTGAAAAAGCACCTCAAATACTCAAAAACGCCTTTGCAAAGTCATCTCTAAATCCATTGAACATAGACGCTGTGGCAGTAGCGCTAGGCCCTGGGCTAGGTCCATGCCTAAGAGTTGGCGCAACAATTGCTAGAACACTTTCTGCTTATCTCAATAAGCCCCTAGTTCCCGTAAACCATGCTGTGGCGCATGTCGAAATAGGCTTAAAACTAACAGGTTTAAAAGACCCTGTTACAGTATATTTATCAGGTGGCAATACAGCTATTATAGCATATCTTGATAAGAGGTATAGAGTTTTTGGAGAAACACTTGATATTGCACTAGGAAATCTTCTAGATACTTTTGCAAGAGAAGCTGGTCTAGGACCTCCTTATGTTGTTGGAGGCTTGCATGTTGTTGATAGATGTGCTGAAGAAGGTAAAAAGATCTTGCCTGATTTTCCATATGTTGTTAAGGGGCAGGACATAGCATTTTCAGGTCTATTAACAACAGCGTTAAGAGCGCTCAAAAGAGGTGTTGACTTAAATGATATATGTTTAACCTTAAGAGAAATTGCTTATAATAGTGTTTTAGAGGTTTCTGCTAGATGCTTAATGCATACAAGAAAAAAAGAAATAATGTTGGTTGGAGGTGTTGCTGCAAGTCCAATACTAAAAGATAAATTCATTGAAATGGCTAAGATATATAATGCTTCTATAGGTGTTGTACCTCCACAATATGCTGTTGATAATGGTGTTATGATAGCATGGACTGGTCTGCTTGGATTTAAAGCTGGTTTATCAATTGATTTAAAATCTGCTATTGTTAAGCAAAGGTGGAGAATTGATGAGGTTGACATTTTATGGAGATAG
- a CDS encoding 30S ribosomal protein S27ae, whose amino-acid sequence MAEKTKRFRSQLYEYDYKTGSIKLKNRLCPRCGSVMAFHRTGKPRWHCGKCNYTIFVEERKK is encoded by the coding sequence GTGGCTGAAAAAACAAAGAGATTTAGATCACAGCTGTATGAATACGACTATAAAACAGGAAGTATAAAACTTAAAAATAGGCTTTGCCCAAGATGTGGCTCTGTAATGGCGTTTCACAGAACTGGTAAGCCTAGATGGCATTGTGGAAAGTGCAACTACACTATATTTGTTGAGGAAAGGAAAAAGTGA
- a CDS encoding 30S ribosomal protein S24e yields the protein MSSGIKLGYAGKTIKISDDLSVTVTREEENKLLSRIELEVYLDHVTRGTPSRKELQKILASIYGVAEDMIIVKKILSEYGRGSSKAHVHIYLDRNFIRLVEPKYILKRLGLES from the coding sequence ATGAGCAGTGGTATAAAGCTTGGTTATGCCGGTAAAACAATTAAGATTAGCGATGATCTCTCTGTAACAGTGACTAGAGAGGAGGAAAACAAGTTATTGTCGAGAATAGAGCTAGAAGTTTATTTAGATCATGTAACAAGGGGTACACCTTCAAGAAAGGAGTTGCAGAAGATATTGGCATCTATTTATGGTGTTGCAGAAGATATGATAATTGTGAAAAAAATTTTGTCAGAGTATGGTAGAGGCAGTTCTAAAGCTCATGTACACATATATTTGGATAGGAATTTTATAAGACTTGTCGAGCCAAAGTATATACTCAAAAGACTTGGATTAGAAAGCTAG
- the spt4 gene encoding transcription elongation factor subunit Spt4, giving the protein MSKMSSKAFKACIKCKALVPSETEICPVCGSKEFSTEWSGIVIVLDPDKSMVAKLLGIKTPGRYAIKVGA; this is encoded by the coding sequence ATGTCTAAAATGTCATCTAAAGCATTTAAAGCATGTATAAAATGTAAAGCTCTTGTGCCATCAGAAACCGAGATATGTCCAGTTTGCGGATCAAAAGAATTTTCAACTGAGTGGAGTGGTATTGTTATTGTTTTAGATCCTGATAAATCCATGGTAGCAAAACTTTTAGGTATAAAAACCCCAGGGAGATATGCTATAAAGGTTGGTGCTTAA
- a CDS encoding PqqD family protein produces the protein MQDQPAEQHPRWNEVYRKKGTEIGIDRGDFIVAVDEEKAYALAPAVYYVWNMCDGETTVGKIVESLAEAIQEEVDIATLYNAVTDIIDKLVEVNLLEKVS, from the coding sequence ATGCAAGATCAACCAGCTGAGCAGCATCCAAGATGGAATGAAGTATATAGGAAGAAAGGAACTGAGATAGGAATTGACAGAGGAGATTTCATTGTTGCGGTAGATGAGGAAAAAGCATATGCATTAGCACCAGCAGTTTACTATGTATGGAATATGTGTGATGGAGAAACAACAGTTGGAAAAATTGTTGAAAGTCTTGCTGAGGCTATTCAAGAAGAAGTAGATATAGCAACGCTGTATAATGCCGTTACAGATATAATAGATAAGCTTGTGGAGGTAAATCTTCTTGAAAAAGTCTCGTGA
- a CDS encoding OB-fold nucleic acid binding domain-containing protein: MSNPESVTKVKDLKPGMEGITIDVRVLESFGTRTIETKAGMRTLGEYIVGDDTGRVKLVVWGQKASLLNVGDVIEIKNAWVTSFKGEVQLNAGKNSEFSKLSDDAVVSADSIPEEMPKAEGGKPLGRSRFGRGSRGRGRFGGRR; the protein is encoded by the coding sequence ATGTCAAATCCTGAATCTGTAACAAAGGTAAAAGATTTAAAACCAGGAATGGAAGGAATAACAATTGATGTAAGAGTTCTGGAGAGTTTTGGTACAAGAACCATAGAGACAAAAGCAGGTATGAGAACTCTTGGAGAATATATTGTTGGAGACGATACTGGAAGAGTAAAACTTGTAGTATGGGGTCAAAAAGCATCTTTGCTCAATGTTGGCGATGTTATTGAAATTAAAAATGCTTGGGTAACATCATTTAAGGGAGAAGTTCAGCTTAATGCTGGAAAGAATAGCGAGTTTTCAAAACTAAGTGATGATGCTGTTGTATCTGCAGATTCAATACCAGAGGAAATGCCTAAAGCTGAAGGTGGCAAACCTTTGGGAAGATCCAGATTTGGTAGAGGCTCTAGAGGAAGAGGTAGATTTGGTGGAAGAAGGTGA
- a CDS encoding DUF2283 domain-containing protein, whose protein sequence is MQNREIDEYMINLKSLEKAKLIYDKVSDSIHIIIEEEDADKAVLLENNIAIRIKNGKIIEITIYDLTKILQD, encoded by the coding sequence TTGCAGAACAGAGAAATAGACGAATATATGATAAATCTAAAGAGTCTTGAAAAAGCAAAACTTATTTATGATAAAGTTTCGGATTCTATTCATATCATTATAGAGGAGGAGGATGCTGATAAGGCTGTGCTACTTGAAAATAATATTGCCATTAGAATTAAAAATGGAAAAATAATAGAAATAACAATATATGATCTTACAAAAATACTTCAAGACTAG
- a CDS encoding phosphate signaling complex PhoU family protein yields the protein MNTQKIVETRKVQRFGKSTLMISLPSEWVKIVDLKPSDLVVLEVKDDGSLVVFPQKLAEKRIRGKEIRIILSKNTNEELVQRALYTSYIIGYDRIVIEYENGSIPPHIMSSIRTMVRMLIGAEIVAQTKNSIVIQNFVDTERYSIDGLVERMSSTIKSMLDYLITSIKTGLTEHLKEITELEFEMDRVHALAIRYVYALNIQNTSHFLTEYRVLIKTLEDVGDSLAQAAQILNEKTVLIEVIKEVVGDKLEEMKLHLSYTIDMILQAITNQDLAIASRAADLAAEATKFVSRLEADVIPKYKSLEDYLKMKSFFEKLMLLCFNLQAAAEVAFDIVMSKKENVIKLS from the coding sequence ATGAATACACAAAAAATTGTTGAAACCAGAAAGGTTCAAAGATTTGGAAAATCAACTCTTATGATATCTCTTCCATCTGAATGGGTTAAAATAGTAGATCTTAAACCATCTGATCTTGTGGTTCTAGAGGTTAAAGATGATGGTTCTTTAGTTGTTTTTCCGCAAAAGCTTGCTGAAAAAAGAATTAGAGGAAAGGAAATAAGGATTATTTTATCCAAAAATACTAATGAAGAGCTTGTTCAAAGAGCTTTATATACATCATATATAATAGGCTATGATAGAATAGTTATCGAGTATGAGAATGGTTCAATACCGCCTCATATAATGAGCAGCATAAGAACTATGGTGAGAATGTTAATAGGCGCTGAGATAGTTGCTCAGACCAAGAATTCTATAGTTATTCAGAATTTTGTTGATACAGAAAGATATAGCATTGATGGACTTGTAGAAAGAATGTCATCAACAATAAAGAGCATGCTAGACTATCTCATAACATCTATTAAAACTGGTTTAACAGAACATTTAAAGGAGATTACAGAGCTAGAATTTGAAATGGATAGAGTTCATGCTCTTGCAATTAGATATGTATATGCATTAAACATACAAAATACATCCCATTTCCTAACTGAGTACAGAGTTCTTATAAAAACTTTAGAAGATGTTGGAGATTCTCTAGCTCAAGCAGCTCAGATATTAAATGAAAAAACAGTTTTAATTGAGGTTATTAAAGAAGTTGTTGGTGATAAACTAGAGGAAATGAAACTTCACTTAAGCTATACAATAGATATGATACTGCAAGCAATAACAAATCAAGATCTTGCAATAGCAAGTAGAGCAGCTGATCTCGCAGCCGAAGCAACAAAATTTGTGAGTAGACTTGAAGCCGATGTTATTCCAAAGTACAAGTCATTGGAGGATTATTTGAAGATGAAATCCTTCTTCGAAAAGTTAATGCTTCTCTGCTTTAATTTACAAGCAGCTGCTGAGGTTGCTTTTGATATTGTTATGAGCAAGAAGGAGAATGTAATTAAACTTTCATAA
- a CDS encoding ASCH domain-containing protein, which yields MATYLRGHIMVKKEFAELIIKGLKTTTIRLGKVVPKSKEIIIHSGGKPIAKAVIESVEYKKVGELTDEDAKRDGYQTVDELLESLEKIYKTKISSSDVVTIIRFRVVKRFNEINTDDIYLGLEPIDIAKLAHRYILNELSEIDKKVVEEVMRSKSIRTASIKLFGSLNKRWIVRKTLRRCLAKLVIKGIINIDEKSLKRLAEVSEFWKKVYMQLSKK from the coding sequence TTGGCAACATATTTAAGAGGTCATATAATGGTTAAAAAAGAGTTTGCTGAACTCATAATTAAAGGCTTAAAAACTACCACTATTAGGCTTGGAAAGGTTGTTCCAAAATCTAAGGAGATAATAATTCACAGTGGTGGAAAACCTATTGCAAAAGCGGTTATAGAAAGTGTTGAGTATAAGAAGGTTGGCGAACTTACTGATGAAGATGCTAAAAGGGATGGGTATCAAACAGTTGATGAGCTTTTAGAGTCTTTGGAAAAGATATACAAAACCAAGATATCTAGCAGCGATGTTGTGACCATAATAAGGTTTAGAGTTGTGAAAAGATTTAATGAGATAAACACAGATGATATTTACTTGGGGCTAGAACCTATTGACATTGCAAAACTGGCTCATAGATATATACTGAACGAGCTTTCAGAAATTGATAAAAAAGTAGTTGAAGAAGTTATGAGAAGTAAAAGCATTAGAACAGCATCAATTAAGCTTTTTGGTTCTCTAAATAAGAGATGGATTGTTAGAAAAACACTTAGAAGATGCTTGGCAAAACTTGTTATAAAGGGAATAATAAATATTGATGAGAAGTCTTTAAAGAGATTAGCTGAAGTTTCTGAATTTTGGAAGAAAGTGTATATGCAGTTAAGCAAAAAATAA